The following are encoded in a window of Dioscorea cayenensis subsp. rotundata cultivar TDr96_F1 chromosome 16, TDr96_F1_v2_PseudoChromosome.rev07_lg8_w22 25.fasta, whole genome shotgun sequence genomic DNA:
- the LOC120279009 gene encoding uncharacterized protein LOC120279009 isoform X2 — MDYDDNDFQSQNFQLVGEDNRFPSSLQSFSLPKLDLDDHFDVRLKFDPLVESECFLGIQGQDNNWIENFSSGSSALDFTSSAAESCSISRHNNVWSEATSSESVEMLLKSVGGDELINDGSIIEEVGAHDQLTGVEGHIQTCYKMDDIIKIDPTQPPDICSKSLSGVNECQGRDQSQVDALAQASEGEKSGMDMDVGSFGERSGSDQESGAEQCTIDRKGIASLADAPPKCAAVCEDLLEKTVDEDPVGVTKIDREASAPVACSVQADDSVVSAGNLMLSENVMEKNSDIPMTLNDSFKHESDHDNVTDEPSVSCGADNTLTSVKNSSCLEANVDPPVLLMERCNESIFSGNPDELLEAIAYPVNTCNKDGEIGDFKMARTEQMPYLKLEGGRNQEKSSVEFNKEENADQSCGTEVEDVSQNLQESCSKNNSCSENVLCTEIVKLTDGHGEVKLDRSTEGMKENDGSEIGEIKDISSQLGNNSNREAAELDSSNEERHGAVGPEVKNGDTLPTRVFDTSLLKIASSDEDKSVADGAFEKEVTADLPQTDFLDKSFSATLANDTDVDLLSSTSHKSLGMSSDHKSKAESCDIQETLHDSLPEWAQPSIHSSTISSNSDASIVLDKINPISAAVQDTVMLNVVEDSSTNNMVHNMPEKRETESTLQPPLSVNVMHFTETSCSLLKNAEAQTFDKQVSDPIAMDGLSGEEIIHVDSVASLPAADVYSAFPTNETNNQQSHSDEAQLIDADLEPDQRKSSIPPSDSIQEDKKDDTCMMVSKAYSNFQLITSKNSVDDSDRSSPISESAEANQANVTSVNAEQLSPEGRAENLSSHGPDLVSPTVTSCIEISKDRREQQKKNEDLSNRAGSVGEDRCCISADTARSACGAEPVDNNSKEGTALEDNRNPSFEVSTAICSDKTHNVSRPPTVKPQKRSQTATKNTQESHFESEVEVTKTIHEDGTVASRSYSGKTAKPDGKITEETPPLSQTTEKDGKQCSTPPSAVLTMGSDNYPEMRQYPASLFHQPFTDLQQVQLRAQIFVYGSLIQGTPPDEACMLSAFGETDVRRGYWEGMLRVAVERFQNQKSPSSGCETPVHSRSGVRVSEQVTRSKSLPNKSHNPPVTKFAPSVSSLSFPTPLWSSSARDSLQASMPRGTHLDFNQAVSPLHSYQSPQMGHYSSNGASWFPPNYPATVVIPSQCSRLDANPQYSAVPVTATVQVTPTRESSVSRASVQPGAASALLPSPGPSVTVATTVPIEVNRKTPTIVNNKNPSPAQRSRKRKKTTVSDKVEPVFPASQTQAEPAAATPIAKTVTFSAVQPSSSSPTKNSSIVPVITSCNISPTHNQIVASGNTEQSAIFPEETSSRIEQTKLQAEEAAALASSAVRHSQGIWSQLALQKNSGLASECEEKLASAAVAAAAAAAVAKAAAAAAKVASDAALQAKMMADEALDLVKTANTSKNSDADYHVGKKMTMLTPVSILKGKDKFHGSSSVISAAREASRRRLEAASAAAKRAENLDAILRAAELAAEAVAQAGVIVAMGDPLPVAFNELAEAGPENYFKVLSSASGRSGKTSQIAGDQLAVDFSGGQDKSAKNASDWLNHNEIQKVPAGDTKSSHDKLPSAAEQNHSGSIMGNASSSDPIIICERDHLASISMENGISKDTLVEVMPNDDRFRGAWFSAHVLELKDGKAHVCYNDLQDEGSGQRKEWIPLEVDGNKAPRIRIAHPMTITKPEGTKKRRRDAVGKYEWSVGDHVEAWRFDGWWEGIVTEKSKEDETNLTVHFPAGGDTLTFKAWNLRPSLIWKDGQWTQWVRFRDVSCQSYEGDTPFEKRPKLSRLEASLNSEVDGRGNEETRPLTLSAKESTFTAGKNVRGEKSSNPRQMTRTGLRKEGAGVVFGIPKPGKKRKFMEVSKHYVADKMDKISEGNDSTKFANFFMPQASRLLRSTSKTDPQGKRAFNSRPKWSRPVKSQTIQSRSMAEKENSSVSNASASSGGESGQDLSLHPVASLGNEHDQLIKKNTLEMGSSFRAVGPTSSSSLEFSFQSVPGVATLKNFSGAEDDRGIKGKLMSVAEKSFRSEKGFEHPGKAMSETVEPRRSNRRIQPTSRLLEGLQSSLIISKIPNVSHDKGPRALHRGGSSSRGNTHG; from the exons ATGGATTATGATGACAATGATTTTCAAAGCCAGAACTTTCAACTAGTTGGAGAAGACAACAGATTCCCATCAAGTCTACAGTCTTTTTCTCTGCCAAAGCTAGATCTTGATGATCACTTTGATGTCCGTCTTAAGTTTGATCCATTAGTTGAATCAGAGTGTTTTCTTGGAATACAAGGTCAAGATAACAACTggattgaaaatttttcttctgGGAGCAGTGCATTAGATTTTACTTCCAGCGCTGCTGAATCTTGCTCCATTTCAAGGCATAACAATGTGTGGTCTGAGGCTACATCATCTGAATCTGTTGAAATGCTATTGAAATCTGTTGGCGGAGATGAATTGATAAATGATGgttctatcattgaagaagtggGTGCTCATGATCAACTGACTGGTGTAGAAGGCCACATACAAACCTGTTATAAGATGGATGATATCATAAAGATTGATCCTACTCAGCCTCCAGACATATGCTCCAAAAGCTTATCAGGTGTGAATGAGTGTCAAGGCAGGGATCAGTCTCAGGTTGATGCCCTAGCTCAAGCTTCTGAGGGAGAGAAGTCTGGCATGGATATGGATGTGGGTTCCTTTGGTGAAAGATCGGGCTCTGATCAGGAGTCTGGTGCTGAGCAATGCACCATAGATCGGAAGGGAATTGCATCATTGGCTGATGCCCCCCCAAAATGTGCAGCAGTGTGTGAGGATTTGTTGGAGAAGACTGTAGATGAAGATCCTGTAGGTGTCACAAAAATTGATAGAGAAGCCTCTGCTCCTGTTGCTTGTAGTGTGCAAGCTGATGATTCTGTTGTATCTGCTGGAAATCTGATGTTATCAGAGAATGTAATGGAGAAAAACTCTGATATCCCTATGACTCTGAATGATTCCTTTAAACATGAAAGTGATCATGATAATGTGACTGATGAGCCTTCAGTAAGCTGTGGCGCTGATAACACCCTCACTAGTGTTAAGAACTCTTCTTGTTTGGAGGCAAATGTAGACCCACCGGTCCTATTGATGGAGAGATGTAATGAGTCTATATTTTCTGGGAACCCAGATGAATTGCTCGAAGCAATTGCATACCCGGTAAACACCTGTAACAAAGATGGTGAAATTGGTGATTTCAAAATGGCAAGGACAGAGCAGATGCCTTATCTTAAACTGGAAGGAGGTAGGAATCAGGAAAAATCTTCTGTTGAATTCAACAAGGAAGAAAATGCAGATCAATCTTGCGGGACAGAAGTTGAAGATGTTAGCCAAAATCTGCAAGAATCTTGCTCAAAAAATAATTCCTGCAGTGAAAATGTTTTGTGCACTGAAATTGTGAAACTGACTGATGGACATGGAGAGGTAAAGCTTGATCGTTCTACGGAAGGAATGAAAGAAAATGATGGCTCTGAAATTGGTGAAATCAAGGATATAAGTAGTCAATTGGGAAACAATAGTAACAGAGAGGCAGCTGAACTGGATTCTTCAAATGAAGAGAGACATGGTGCAGTTGGGCCTGAAGTTAAAAATGGTGATACCTTGCCAACTAGAGTGTTCGACACTTCTCTGTTAAAAATAGCATCTTCTGATGAAGATAAGAGTGTTGCAGATGGAGCTTTTGAGAAAGAAGTTACCGCAGATCTGCCACAAACTGATTTTCTGGATAAATCCTTTTCAGCTACATTAGCAAATGATACAGATGTGGATTTGCTATCTTCCACCAGCCACAAATCTCTTGGAATGTCTAGTGACCATAAATCAAAGGCAGAGTCTTGTGACATTCAAGAGACTCTGCACGATTCTCTTCCGGAATGGGCACAACCATCCATACATTCTAGCACCATCAGTTCTAACAGTGATGCTTCCATTGTTTTGGATAAGATTAATCCTATATCAGCTGCGGTTCAAGATACTGTAATGCTAAATGTGGTTGAAGATTCATCGACCAATAATATGGTTCATAATATGCCAG AAAAAAGGGAAACAGAATCAACTTTGCAACCGCCTTTGAGTGTAAATGTTATGCACTTCACTGAAACCTCATGCTCTTTACTGAAAAATGCTGAAGCTCAGACATTTGACAAGCAGGTTTCTGATCCAATTGCCATGGATGGTTTGTCTGGAGAGGAAATAATTCATGTTGACTCAG TTGCTAGTCTTCCTGCAGCTGATGTCTACTCTGCTTTCCCAACAAATGAGACAAATAATCAGCAGTCACATTCTGATGAAGCCCAGCTTATTGATGCTGATTTAGAACCAGATCAAAGGAAATCATCTATACCCCCATCAGATTCAATTCAGGAGGACAAGAAGGATGATACATGTATGATGGTTTCGAAGGCTTACTCAAATTTCCAATTAATTACATCAAAAAATTCAGTGGATGATTCTG ACCGATCTTCTCCTATAAGTGAAAGTGCAGAGGCCAACCAAGCTAATGTTACTTCAG TTAACGCTGAGCAGCTATCACCAGAAGGTAGAGCTGAAAATTTAAGCTCTCATGGGCCGGATTTGGTTTCACCCACAGTCACTAGTTGCATTGAAATTTCTAAAGATAGGAGGGAACAgcagaagaagaatgaagatttGTCGAATAGAGCAGGATCTGTTGGAGAAGACCGGTGTTGTATTTCTGCTGACACTGCAAGGAGTGCGTGTGGTGCTGAACCTGTGGATAATAATTCCAAGGAGGGCACTGCTTTGGAAGATAATagaaatccatcatttgaggtTTCAACAGCCATCTGTTCTGATAAGACTCACAATGTGTCGAGACCTCCCACTGTAAAACCTCAAAAGCGTTCTCAG aCAGCAACAAAGAACACTCAGGAAAGCCATTTTGAGTCGGAAGTAGAAGTCACCAAAACAATTCATGAAGATGGGACAGTAGCATCTAGGAGCTACTCTGGAAAAACTGCCAAACCTGATGGGAAGATTACTGAAGAAACACCACCATTGAGCCAGACAACTGAAAAAGATGGCAAACAATGTAGCACACCACCAAGTGCTGTTTTAACCATGGGCAGTGACAATTATCCAGAGATGAGGCAATATCCTG CTTCTTTGTTCCATCAACCTTTCACAGATTTACAACAAGTGCAATTGCGTGCACAAATTTTTGTTTATGGATCTCTTAT TCAGGGAACCCCACCTGATGAAGCTTGTATGCTCTCGGCTTTTGGGGAAACTG ATGTGAGACGTGGTTATTGGGAAGGTATGCTACGTGTGGCAGTTGAACGGTTCCAGAATCAGAAATCGCCCTCTAGTGGTTGTGAAACCCCAGTGCATTCTCGCTCtg GTGTTAGGGTTTCTGAGCAAGTTACGAGGAGCAAATCTCTTCCAAACAAAAGCCACAACCCTCCTGTCACCAAGTTTGCACCATCAGTCAGCTCATTATCTTTTCCAACACCTTTGTGGAGCAGCTCTGCTCGTGATAGTTTACAGGCAAGTATGCCAAGGGGCACTCACCTTGACTTTAATCAGGCTGTATCgcctttgcattcttatcaatCACCACAAATGGGACATTACTCGAGCAATGGCGCATCTTGGTTTCCTCCCAATTATCCTGCAACTGTGGTCATCCCATCTCAATGTTCAAGGCTTGATGCTAACCCACAATATTCAGCCGTCCCAGTTACTGCAACAGTTCAAGTAACACCAACTAGGGAATCATCTGTTTCACGCGCCTCTGTGCAGCCTGGTGCTGCAAGTGCTCTGCTGCCGTCCCCAGGTCCAAGTGTTACAGTGGCGACAACTGTTCCTATTGAAGTAAATAGGAAGACACCAACCATTGTGAATAATAAGAATCCATCGCCTGCTCAGAGATctagaaaaaggaagaaaactACAGTCTCTGATAAGGTTGAGCCTGTTTTCCCAGCATCTCAAACTCAGGCTGAACCTGCTGCTGCTACTCCTATTGCAAAGACTGTAACATTCTCTGCTGTCCAGCCCTCTAGTAGCTCGCCAACAAAAAATAGTTCCATTGTGCCTGTGATTACATCTTGTAACATCTCTCCAACACATAATCAGATAGTAGCAAGTGGTAATACTGAGCAGAGTGCCATTTTTCCTGAAGAGACAAGTAGTAGAATTGAGCAGACAAAGCTACAAGCAGAAGAGGCTGCTGCTCTTGCTTCTTCTGCTGTTAGGCATAGCCAAGGCATATGGAGTCAGTTAGCGTTGCAGAAAAATTCTGGATTAGCATCAGAATGTGAAGAAAAACTTGCTTCTGCAGCTGTTGCAGCCGCAGCAGCAGCTGCTGTTGCAAAGGCAGCTGCTGCAGCTGCCAAAGTTGCCTCAGATGCTGCTTTACAGGCTAAGATGATGGCAGATGAAGCTCTGGATTTGGTTAAAACTGCAAATACTTCCAAGAATTCTGATGCTGACTACCATGTCGGTAAAAAAATGACAATGCTTACACCTGTATCCATTTTGAAGGGCAAAGACAAGTTCCATGGATCCAGTTCAGTTATTTCTGCTGCGCGTGAGGCTTCCAGAAGAAGATTAGAAGCAGCTTCAGCTGCCGCCAAAAGAGCAGAAAATTTGGACGCTATACTGAGGGCGGCAGAGTTGGCTGCAGAAGCAGTAGCACAAGCAGGAGTTATTGTTGCGATGGGGGATCCTTTACCTGTTGCATTTAATGAATTGGCAGAAGCTGGCCCAGAAAATTACTTCAAAGTGCTTTCCTCAGCTTCTGGGAGATCTGGCAAAACAAGTCAGATTGCAGGAGATCAACTAGCTGTAGATTTTTCTGGCGGTCAAGACAAATCAGCTAAAAATGCCAGTGATTGGTTGAATCACAATGAAATTCAGAAAGTTCCTGCTGGAGATACAAAATCTTCTCATGATAAGCTTCCTTCAGCGGCTGAGCAAAATCATTCAG GTAGTATAATGGGTAATGCATCTTCAAGTGATCCGATTATTATATGTGAAAGAGACCATTTGGCAAGTATTTCAATGGAGAATGGCATATCAAAGGATACTCTTGTTGAG GTTATGCCTAATGATGATAGATTCAGAGGGGCTTGGTTTTCTGCACATGTTCTGGAGCTGAAGGATGGTAAAGCACATGTCTGCTACAATGATCTTCAGGATGAAG GCTCTGGTCAGCGTAAGGAATGGATACCACTTGAAGTTGATGGGAATAAAGCTCCCAGAATAAGAATTGCACATCCCATGACTATAACCAAGCCTGAAGGAACAAAGAAGCGGCGAAGGGATGCTGTAGGGAAGTATGAGTGGTCTGTTGGTGATCATGTAGAAGCATGGAGATTTGATGG TTGGTGGGAAGGTATTGTCACTGAGAAGAGCAAGGAGGATGAAACAAATCTCACAGTGCATTTTCCAG CTGGAGGTGATACATTGACTTTCAAGGCTTGGAACCTTCGACCATCACTCATTTGGAAGGATGGCCAATGGACACAATGGGTTCGTTTTAGAGACGTTAGCTGTCAATCATATGAG GGGGATACACCTTTTGAGAAAAGACCAAAGTTAAGCAGGCTTGAAGCCAGTCTCAATTCAGAAGTTGATGGAAGGGGAAATGAGGAGACTAGGCCATTGACGTTGTCTGCTAAAGAAAGCACATTTACTGCTGGAAAGAATGTGAGAGGAGAGAAAAGTTCTAATCCTCGTCAAATGACAAGGACTGGTCTGCGGAAGGAAGGAGCAGGGGTTGTCTTTGGTATTCCCAAGCCTGGTAAGAAAAGGAAATTTATGGAAGTAAGCAAACATTATGTTGCAGATAAGATGGACAAGATAAGTGAAGGGAATGATTCTACTaaatttgctaatttttttatgccaCAAGCATCTCGCTTACTGAGAAGTACTTCCAAAACTGATCCTCAAGGAAAGCGAGCTTTTAACTCCAGGCCTAAGTGGTCAAGACCTGTCAAATCCCAAACAATTCAGAGCAGGAGTATGGCAGAGAAAGAGAACTCGTCTGTCAGCAATGCATCAGCTTCCAGTGGTGGGGAATCTGGCCAAGATTTGTCCCTGCATCCTGTAGCTTCTCTTGGCAATGAACATGACCAGCTAATAAAGAAGAATACTCTAGAAATGGGCTCTTCCTTCAGAGCTGTTGGGCCCACCAGTAGCTCTTCGCtggaattttcttttcaatctgTACCTGGTGTTGCAACCTTAAAGAATTTTTCTGGTGCTGAGGATGATCGTGGGATAAAAGGAAAGCTTATGTCAGTGGCAGAGAAATCATTTAGAAGTGAGAAGGGCTTTGAGCATCCTGGAAAAGCAATGTCTGAAACTGTCGAGCCTCGTAGATCCAACCGAAGAATTCAGCCAACCTCGAGG CTGCTTGAGGGACTACAGAGCTCTTTGATTATTTCCAAGATTCCTAATGTTTCACATGATAAGGGTCCCCGTGCTCTTCATAGAGGTGGTTCATCTTCAAGGG GGAATACTCATGGCTGA